The Miltoncostaea marina DNA window GCCCGGATCACGTCCTCCAGCCGCTTGTTCGGGACGATGCGGCCGACCGAGACGATCGACGGCGGCCGCCCGGCCGGACGATGCGGCGGCGCGGGCGGCAGGTCGAGCAGCAGCGGCACGACGGCCACCCCCGCGCACCCGGCGGCGGTCAGCTCCCGGGCGTTGAAGGTCGAGTCGGCCACGGCCGCCCGCGCGCGCGGCGCCACCGCGGGCAGCATGGCGCGGGCCCGATCGCAGTCGTCGGCCAGCGCGGCGTTGTGCGCGCGCAGCAGCCGCCCGGGCGTGACGTTGTGGTAGCACACGGCGAGCGGGCCGGGCGCGTCGAGGGCCGCGGGCACGACGGCGCTCCAGATGGACAGGTGCAGGATCACCGGGCCGGAGCCGTGGTCGCCGGCGTCGGCGAGGCGCCGCACGCGTCCGGTCAGGTCGGGGTGCACGTGCTCGGCGACGATCTCGCACCGGTGGCCCCACCGCCCGAGCAGCTCGCCCCACGCGAGCGCCTGGCCGGTCACGGCGTCCCCGGGGGCGGCGGCCGCGAGGAGCTGGCGGACCGTGGTCACGTCGCCAGGCCGCCGACCACGTCCGCGAAGCGGCGCGCGACGGCGGGCCAGCCGTACACGTCGAGCACGTACTCGCGACCCCGCCTCCCCATCGCGCGCGCGGCCTCCCGGTCGGCCCGCAGCGCGTCGAGCGCGTCCCGGTAGTCGTCGTAGGAGGCGAACGGCACGCCGCCGCCGGAGGCCTCGCAGTGCTCGCGCATCACCTCCGAGCCGGCCGCGACGAGCGCGGGGGTGCCCTCGAGCCAGGACTCCATCAGCACGATCGAGAGGCTCTCGAACGGCGAGGGGTTGACCAGCGCGAGCGCCTCGGCGAACGCGCGGCGCTTGTCGTCCTCCGACATGTACCCGAGCCGGGTCACGACCCCGGCCGCCGAGGCGGGGGGCTCGTATCCGCCGCTGCCGATGAGCACCAGGCGCGGCGCGCCTGGGCGCTCGCGGGCGTAGCGCACCGCGTGGTCCACGGCGACGTCGACCCGCTTGCCGTGCTCCAGCCGGCCGGCGTAGAGCACGTACTCGCCCAGGCCCCGCTCGGCCGCGAAGCCGGGCCGGGGCGGGCCGGCCGGCGGGTCGAAGCCCATGCCGACGACCCCGCCGCCGCGGACGTCGGCGAGCCGGCGCGCCAGCCGCTCCTCCGCGGGCGCGTTGAAGACGCAGCCGCGCGCGGCGGCCAGCATGCGGCGCACGGTCTCGAGCCGCGCGTAGGGCTCGTCGTGCAGGCACGGCAGCACCGCCGCGCGGTCCGGGTCGGCGAGCGTCCCCCAGACCGTCGTGCCGAACAGGTAGGGGCAGAGGATCGCGAGGTCGTGGTCGTCGTCCTCCAGCCAGCGCTCGAGCTCCTCCGACCAGACGCTCTGGGCGAGCCACTCCACCTCGTCGAGGTAGGTCGCCCGGCCTTCGAGCACGGCCGCGTGCAGCCGCTCGTAGCGCCCGCGCGCCCGCGGGCTGACCGGGAAGCGCCGCACCGTGATCCCGTCCACGACCTCCGCGCCCGCCGGGCGCTCGTTGCGCCAGGTGTCGTGGTCGAGCGCGCAGGTCGTCGCCACCTCGACGCGCCACCCGGGCGGCGTCGCCCGGCCGGCGAGGCTGCGCGCCAGGGTCTCCGCGCCGCCGACGACCTCGCGTCCGTACCGGGGCACCACCCACACCACCCGCACGGCGGGGCGCTACCTCCAGGCCAGGACGGCGTAGTCCTGGTGCCCGAAGAGCAGGTCGTTGAGCCGGCCGACCACGGCGTCGAGCCGCTCGGCGAGCGCGCCCTCGCCACCGCCGGTGGGCAACAGGCGCTCGGGCGGGGTGGGCGACAGGCGGCGCACCTCCACCCGCCGGAACCCCGCCATGTCGCAGAGGAAGGCCAGCGTGTCGGGATGCACCGGCGCGAGGTGCGTGGGGTCGCGGTGGAAGTTGACCGACCCCGCGACGAGCGACTCGGGGTTCGGCGTCTCCATCACGAGGACGCCCCCCTCGGCCAGCCGGTCGTGGGCCAGGCCGATGAGCCGGATCATCACCGCCGCCGGCAGGTGCTCGACGACGTGGCTGGCGACCACGCCGTCGACGGCGCCGGGCTCGAGCCCCTCCAGGTGGGCGAGCGCGTCGGCCTCGAGCACCTCGAGGCCGTCCTCCTCCAGGCGCGCGACGAAGTCCGCCTCGGTCTCGACCCCGTAGGCGCCGACGCCGTGCTCACGCAGCAGTCGCAGCAGCTCACCGTGGCCGCAGCCGAGGTCGACGACGCGCCGCCGGCCCTCGAGCGCGTCGAGATACGACGACTGCCGGGCGCGGATCTCCTCCGGGGAGCCCCCGAAGCGGGCCTTGAAGGCGGGGTAGTCCATCGGGACGGCGGCGCCGCCGTCCGGGGCGGGCGCGGCGGGGCCGGGGGGCCGCCGCCGCGCCGGCCGGCCGCGAGCGCTCCAGCCGCGCCAGGCGCACGCCGGTCTCAAGGCGCTCGAGGGCCTCGATCCGCCCCATCAGCGACTGCAGGTCGCGCTCCGCCCGGGAGCGGGCCACCGCCTCGGCGGCGAGCGCCTCGTCCGCGTGGCGGCGCACCTCGCGCAGCTCGCCGTCGAGGCGCTGCACCGCGGTGCTCGTCTGGCGGGCGAGGTCGTCGAAGACGTGCACCAGCAGCCGCAGGATCGCCCGCTTCAGCAGCGTCAGCGGCTTGCCGACCCCGCGCTTGGTGGAGTATGCGAGCTGCGGGCGGAAGACGACCGGCGCCGACTCGGCCGGGAGCTCCAGGTCGATGCCCGTCAGGTCGTCGGCGTACGCGCCGGCGGCGCGCATCCGCGCCACGCGCTCGCGCAGCTCGTCCACGAGGCGCTCCACGTCCACGGCGGGCTCCTGGGCGGGCTCGCTCACCGGCCGCGCCCGCGGCCGCGCAGCCGGTCGGCCGCCCCGCGCAGCACGCCGAGGCCGAAGGCCACGTGCGAGGCCGCCGCCCCCGCAACCGTCATGCCCGCGAGCACCGGGCGGCGGTGGAGCACCAGCATCAGCATCCCGAACAGGGCCAGCGCGGCGCCGTACGCGCCGAGGACCGCGGCCCACGCCGTCCGCGCGGCGCCGCCGGCGCGCAGGGCCGCGGGGCGGCGGCCAGCGCGAGCACGAGCGCGGTCGGGGCCAGGTGGCGCGGGCGCAGCGGGCGCGCGGTGCCGACCCGGCGGCCGCGGTCGCGGCCCAGCCGGTGGAGCATCCGCAGGTGCGGCCGGAACAGCGGGGTCGGGCGGCTCGCCACGACGACGTCGGGGCTGCACAGCACGACCTGGCCGTGGCGCCGGCGCATCACGGCGCACAGGTCGTCGTCGAGCGCGTGGCCCTCCTCCAGCGCCCGCTGGAGCGCGGCGGTGCGCACGAACAGGTTCGAGGCCGGGAAGTCGCCCACCTCGCGCAGCCGGCCGACGTGGTGGCGCACGCGGGCGCCGCCGAAGCCGAGCCGCGACTCGTGCAGGATGCCCGCCGCGTCGCGCCGGTCGTCGCCGTCGAGCAGCGCGACCGTCGGACCGACGACGGCGCCGACGGTCGGGTCGCCGAAGAGCGCGAGCGCGCTCGTGGCCCAGCCGTCGCTCGGGCGCGCCTCCTGGTCGACGAACGCCACCACGTCGGTGCCGACCCGCCCGAGGACGCGCGCGATGCGCTCGCTGCGCGATCCCGTCCCCGACGCCACGACCTCGGCGCCGACCAGGGGCGGCGACCCCTCCGGCGCGCCCGGCGCGGCCACCAGGATCCGCCCGCCCTCCGGCAGCACCCGCCGGACCCGCTCGACGGCGGCCTGCGTGGCGGCGTCGATCTCCAGCGGCACGAGCACCGCCGTGACCGACGGGGGGCGCTGCGGCCGGGTCGCCGCGACGCGGCGGGCGAGCACCCGGCGGCGCTCGTAGAAGCGCAGCAGGCGGAGCCGGTAGAAGACCGCCGCGGTGTCCCAGAGGGCCTGGGCGATGGCGCGCCAGTTCACGCCGCTCGACCCGAACTGGTAGTCGAGCCGGATGGGCGCCTCGGCGATGCGGTCGAAGCCGAACGCGCGGGCGACGGCGAGGATCTCGAGGTCGAACGCGTAGCGCTTCACCAGCACGACCGGCAGCACCTCGTCGAGCACCTCGCGGCGGAAGAGCTTCATGCCGACCTGCGTGTCCCGCACGTCGAGCCGGAAGAGCGCCCGCACCAGCTGCTGGTAGCCCCAGGAGTAGAGGCGCCTGCGGGCCGGGTAGGCGACCTGCGACTCCGGGTGGCGCTTCGAGCCCACCACGGCGTCGAGGTCGTGCTCGACCATCAGGTCCATGAAGCGCGCGAGGCCGGCCGGGTCGAGGTCGAGGTCGGAGTCGATCCAGGCCACGTAGTCGCCGCGCGCCGCCGCCGACCCGGTGCGCAGGGCGTACCCCTTGCCCAGGTTCCGGTCGTACGCGAGCACCCGAACGCCCCGGACGGAGTGGCGGTCGAGCTCGTCGCGCGTGCGATCGAGGCTGCCGTCCGAGACCACGATCAGCTCGTGGCCGACGCCCAGCGTCTCGAGACGGGCGGCGATCTCGGCGATGTTGGCGTAGATCGTCGCCGCCTGGTTGAAGGCCGGGGCGACGACGGAGAGCATGGGGCGGGCGCGCTCGGCGGCCGGCGGCGCCTCGGGGATCGGTGAGCGCTCGCGCTGGTTCGCAGCGTCGTGCATCCGGCCCACTCTAGAGGTCCGCGAGGGGCCCCTCAGCGCGGCTGCCCGATCTCGCGCGGCGTGCGCCGCTCGGAGAGGTCGAGGAAGAGCACGTAGCCCTCCACCCGGCGCGTGCGGAATCGCGTCCCGGTGTCCCGCAGGGAGGCCGCGATCGCCGCCGCGCCGTCGCCCTCGGGGGCCACGTACGCGGGGGGCTCCCGGCTGGCGGCGACCGCGGCCTCCAGCTCGGGGAACCGCTGGTCGGCGAAGGCGCTGACGGCCAGGCGGTCGCCCGCGGCGTACTGGAGCGGATAGGCCACCCAGTAGTCGGCGTAGACCGCCGTGACGCGCTCCGCCTCGAGTGCGTCGGCGACCTCGTCGGCGTGCTCGGTGCGCACCACGCCGCCCGCCTGGATCGGCGGGTAGCCGTCCGCGTCGATCGCCTCGGCGAGCTGCGCCGCCGAGAGCCCGCCGACCAGCGCGACGAGCAGGCAGGCGACCGCCGCCGCGAGCGCCCGCGGCCGCACCGCGCCCACGGCGGCGGCGAGCAGCACCGCGAGCACGGGGTACAGCGTGAAGATGTAGCGCGGCTCGCCGGTGAACCAGGTGTAGTCGCTGAGGATGTAGATCGGCGGGCACACGAGCGCCGCGGCGATCAGCAGGTCGACGGGCCTGCGCTCGCCGCGGCGCAGCAGCACCAGGTCGCGCAGCCCGCGGCGGCGCGACCAGGCGGCCGCGCCGAGGGCGGCGAGCGCGAGCGCGCTCACCAGGGCCGGCGGGATCCATCCGGTCACGGGCGTCACCCCGCCCAGCTCCCTCGCGCCGAGGAACTGGTCCAGCACCGGGCGCAGCAGGTTCTCGAGCCGGGCCCCCGGCTCGGAGTGCGGCTGGGGTGGCCGGCCGGACGCGGCGAACGGGCCGTGGATCGCGCGGTGCACGATGAGCGGGGCCGCCCCGACGACGGCGCCCGCGAGCGCCGGCGGCAGCAGCCGCCGCAGGGCCCCCCGGGCGCTGCCGAGGCCCCAGAGCACGGCCGGGATCAGGACGTACGCGGTGAGCGTGCTCTCCCAGAGGGCGAAGCCGCAGGCGATCCCGAGCGCGGCGGCGGTCCAGCGGGACCGCCGGGCGCGCGGATCGACGGCCAGGGCGAGCACGGCCACCAGCACGACCGCCAGCGCGGCCGACGCGTACGCCCCGTGGCTGCGGACCCCCTTCACGACGTTGTAGTAGGGGCCCAGCGCGAAGAGGGCGCCCGCCAGCAGCGCCAGCGCCGTCGATCCGGTCACGCGCCGCCCCAGCACGACGACCGCCGCGGCCGTCGCGGTGGCGATCACGAAGGGCACGACGCGCAGGGCCGTGTGCGTGTCCGGCGCCACGGCGAGGACGGCGGCCTGCAGGTACTGCTCGAACGCGCCCATGTACGTCTGGCCGGCGAAGAAGGCGTAGAGCTCCCCGCCGAGGATGCGCTGGGCCATGATCCCGGTGACGGCCTCGTCGCCGTCGAAGCGCCCGGCCGGCGAGAGCATGAACGCGAGGCGCATCCCCGCCGCGAGCAGGACCACGAGCACCGTGCCCGCCACCAGGAGGCGGGGCCACCTCGCGCCGGCCCCGCCGGCCCCCGGCGGCGTCACCCGCCGCCCACCGGGGCCGCGATCACGGCGTCGCCGGGCGCAGCCCGCCGGGCCGGCGTGACGGTCCAGCCGGACATCGTGATGCCGACGCTGCGCCCGTCCGGGATCGGCTGCGGCCCGGGGTCGGTGGACCAGCCGATGCGCGAGCGGCCACGCGGCAGGCGCAGCAGGAGCTCGCGCGGCTCGATGGCGCCGGCCCGGATCGTCCGCGCCCCCGTCGCGCCGGCGACGGCGACCGACCTGGCCGGTCCGTAGGAGCCCACCTGGAACGTCGCCCGGTACAGGCCGGGCTCCGGGGCGACGACGATGATCTCGCCCCTGTCGGCCACGCTCCACTGCATCCACGTGCCCGCGCCCGCCGCCTCGGGCTCGCCGAAGCCGGTGAGGGAGACGGCGACGCCCGGCCGCGCGGTGACCCGCCACACGGCCACGCCGTTCGCCGCGCGGCCGATCAGCTCGTAGCCGGCGCCCAGCTCCAGGGCCCGCGCCGGGTCGCGCCGGTCGATGACCGCCGTGACGCCGAGGGCCGCGAGCGAGCCGGCCGCGCCCGGGGCTGCCGGGTCGAGCACGCCGGCCCGGACGCCGTCGCCCGGGGTGCCCGCCGGCGCGCCGTTCAGCAGGCGCCGGCCGTGGCCGCGCTGCCACACCAGCGTCTCGGCGCTCGCGGGCTCGCGCGACGCCAGCAGCGGGTACTCGGCGACGATGCCCGCGGGCGCGCGGTCGAGGAGCGCGTACTCGGGCGGCGCGTCGTCGAGCGGCACGATCGCGGTGCGGTCGGTGCGCAGCTCGAGCTGGCTGGCGGCGATCGCCAGCAGGCCGAGGCACGCCGCCGCCGCCGTCGCCGCGCCGGCCCGGCCCGTCAGGCGGTGGGCGAGCCCGCCCGCCGACCGGATCGCCATCGCGAGCCCGAGCGCGGCCATCGGCACGAGTGCGGCCATCAGCACGACGACGAACCGCGACGGCACGCGGAACTCGGTCGCGGCCGCGTGGACGAGCCGCGCCGGCGTCGTCACCTCGTGCCCCGCGATCGTGAGCGGGCTGGGCAGCGAGAACGCGACCGCCGCGAGGGCGAGCACGGGCAGCACCAGGAGCAGGCGGCGCTCGTCCCGGCCCAGCGCCCGGCGCCGCAGGATCCCGCGCCCGAGCCAGGCCGCCGCGAGCGCCAGCGTGAGCAGCCCGACGTAGAGCGAGGTCTCGCCGGGGTTGCTGCCGTGCTGGCGCGCGGCGAGGTAGTCGGCGGTGCGGTCCCCGACGTAGGGGTTGGTCGCGGGCGGGACGACGTACTCGTGGGCCCGCGCGCCGTAGGTCGCGAGCTCGCCGACGCCGCCGTCGAGGCCGAACGCGCTGTCGCCGGCTCCCAGGCGGCTGATGAGGAAGACCGTGAGCACGGCCGCGGCGGACGCGCCCCAGGCGATGCCGGCGTCGCGGACCCGCCCGCGCACGGAGCCCTCGGCGCCGGCGAGCATCGCGGCCGGTATCGCGACGCCCACGATCACCAGCCCCATCAGGCCGTAGTACCCGGAGGTCATCCACAGGGCGCCGAGCGCGCCGGCCACCGCCACCGCGCCGCGCGCGTCGCGCCGGCGGGCCCAGACCACGATCGCCAGGATGAGGAGCGGGAACCCCCAGACGTGGGTCAGGGAGGCGTGGTTCTCGGCGCGCGCCAGCAGCCAGGGGAACCCCATGTAGGCGAGGCCGCCCCACGCCGCGGCCGCCGCGCCCGCGCCGAGCCGCCGCACGAGCCAGTACATCGCGGCTCCCGAGAGGGCGAGGCCCGCGAGCACCACGAGGTTGTAGGCGGCCACCTCCCCGATCACCGGCGTGAGGAGATGGGCCGGCAGGTACGGCAGCAGCCACTGGATGTTGACGCCGTTGCCCTGCTCCCATCCGAACGGCGCGCCCGTGAGGGCCACGTGGGTCTGGCCGGCGATCGAGAAACCGCCCTCCTGGGTGGTGCGCCAGAGCCAGGCGACGGTCCCGAGCGGGTCGCCGCGCCCGAGCACGCCGTGGCCCACGTCCGCGGCCAGCGGCCAGGTCAGGGCCACGGCCGCGAGGGTGGCGCCCGCGAGCACGAGCCCGGCCTCCGCCACGATCGCGCGGCGGGCCGCCAGGACGCGCATGCCGCTCGCGATCCGCTGCGCCGGCGCGACCTGGCGGTGGACGTGCGCCGCGCCGAGCCAGATGGCGGCGAAGACGCCGCCGCGCTGGAGCTGGTAGACGGCGAGGATCGCGAGCCCCACCGCGACGTTCACCCAGAGCAGCGCCACGAGGTCGGCCGGCACGACGCAGAGCAGGAGGACGTGGACCGCGGCGGCCCCGGCGAGCGCGGCCGCGTAGGCATGCCGGCCGAGCGAGAGCTCGTAGCTGACGAGCACGTTCGCCATCGAGAAGCACGTCATCCCGATGCAGAAGATGACGAGCAGCGACGCCGCCTCCGCGTACTCGTCGCCGAACGACAGCTCGACGATGGTCTCGCCCAGCACCGCGTACGTGCCGAGCAGGAGCGCGCAGAAGCCCATCGTGACGACCAGCGCGCGGCCCAGGATGTCGATGCTGTCCTCGCCGCGCGCCACCCGCGCCGCGACGCGCGGGAACAGCACGCCGATGATCGCGCTGGGCAGGAGCACCGCGAGCTTCGCGAGGTTGGAGGCCGCGCCGTAGATGCCGGCGTCCTCCGGCGACAGCCGGCCCTTCACGACGAGCACGTCGATGTTCGTGAGCGCCGTCACCGCCAGCACGCCGAGCGCGACCGGGGCCAGGTAGCGGAGGAACGCGACCGAGTCGACGTGGATCTCGGCGACCTTCGCGCGCAGCGTGTGCCGCGCCCACCACGCGGCCGCCGCCAGCCCGGCGATGGCGGCGACCGCGGTCGCCAGGAGGGCCCCGTACAGGCTCGCGCCGAGCGCCACGAGCGCCGCGAACATCGCCAGGCGCAGCACGGGCGGCAGCGCGACCGCGGCCGACAGCGAGCCGTACCGCTGCAGCCCCTGCAGATCGCCCATCAGGACGACGGTCGCGACCGTCGGCAGCAGGCAGAGCCCCGTGATCGCCATCGGCCCGAGGCCGTCGATCTGGAGCATGTGCGAGAGCGGCGCCATGGCCGCCACGAAGGCCACCGCCATGACGGCGGTCGCCACGCCCGCCATCCGCAGCAGGCGGCCGACGAGCGCCGCCGCGTCGATCTCGCGGCCGCTGGCCGCCCGATGCGCGACCTCGCGCGACACGGCCATCTGCACGGAGGCCAGCGGCAGCTGGATCAGCATCACGAGCACGAGGAGCGCGGTCAGCACGCCGTACTCGGCCGGCCCCAGCACCCGCCCCGCGATGATGGTGAAGCCGTAGTTCGTCGCGTTGGCGATCACCATGGCGGCGAAGAGCAGGGCTCCGCCGCGAACGGCCGTCATGCCCGCGGCGGACCGGTCGCGCGCGTGCGCTGAGCCGGATGGCTGGCTCGTTGTGGCGATGGGCTCGTGTCCTCGTCGGGAGACTGCGGTGCCGCGCAGGCGACGGCGGAGTCTAGATCCCGCCCGCCGGCGACCCCCCGTCCGGCGACGCGCCGGCCGCCGCGAGGCGCGCGACCGCGAAGTCCTCGTCGCGCGCCAGCGGGGCGAGGCGGGGCCCCGGCCGGCACCGTGCCGGCTGCAGGCCGGCGTCCAGGATGACATAGCGCACGCCCATGCCCTGGAGGCTCCGCAGCGTCTCGCACGAGCCGACGTCGTCGAGCCCCAGCAGGCGGCCGATCAGGGCCGGGTCGTCGCTGAAGTTGCAGCCGTTGACGAGGGGATGCCCGTGCTGGATCTGCAGGACGCAGGGGCGCGCGACCCGTCCCACGGCGAGCCCGCCGTACGTCAGCCCCTGATAGTGGATCGCGAGGCCGTCGGGCGCGCCGGCGAGGGCGGTGAGGGCGGGCGAGGGGGCGACGCGGGTGGTCCCCTCGACGGGCACCGCGGCCACGTCCACCGCCACGACGGCCGCGATCGCCGCGGCCACCGCGGGGACGGCGCGCGGCGGGATGCGCCGCAGCAGGCGGGCGGCGCCGACACCGGCCAGGACCGCGAGCGCGACCATCGCGAGCATGACGAAGCGCTGACCGGCGCGCAGCGCGGGCGCGGCCTCCGTCGTGATCATGCTCGGCATCGGCACGTCCACGCCCGCCAGGCCGATCGTCGGCGGCAGCGACCAGACGAGGGCGGCGGCGGCGGTCGCGGCCGCCAGCAGCCCCGCGGCGGCCGCCCGCGACGGCGGCCGGCGCGCCGGCCGGGGCCGGCGCGCGGACCGGACGGCGCCGCGCGCGAGCCAGGCGCACGCCACCCCCGCCAGCGCCAGGACGGACAGCCCGAGGTACGAGTTGGTGCCGACCGCGCGCGGCACGGCGTCCACGAGCGCCTCGTAGGGCCCCTCGCCCCAGGCCCACGCGCTGTGGCCCGGCAGGAGGTACATCAGCGGATGCGCCGACTGGGTGTAGAGGTCCGAGCTCTCGCGGGTGGGGACGTCGGCGAAGCCGTTGGCCACGCCGATCCCGACGTAGGCGACGAGGCCCGCGACGACCGGGACCGCGGTGAGCGCGACCCGGCCGAGCGCCACGCCCCACCCGCGGGTGTGGGCGAGCACGGCGAGGGCCACCAGGCCGCAGGCGAGCGCCTCGACCAGCACGTGGAGCGTGAAGTAGGGCGTCCAGAACACGGCCGGGAGGACCGACAGCCCGGCGAGGAGCGCGCGCCGGCGGTCCGGCCGGCGGATGAGCGCGGTGAACGCCCACAGCACGAGGATGTACGCCCACAGGTGCGTGTAGGTCTGGGCGGCGACGGCGATCAGGCGGATGTGGGCGAAGAAGCCGGCCGCGATGCCCGCGACCAGGCCGGCGCCCACGCTGCCGGTCAGCCAGCGGACGAACAGGAAGGCCGCGGTGGCGGTCAGGATCAGCCCGAGCAGCGTGAACAGCCCGTGGGTCGGGATGGCGCCGATCGTGGCGGACCCGAGCCACAGCGGGGCGGACGAGAGCACCGATGCCGCGTCGAGGCCGGGCGTCAGCGGGACGCCGCCGGGCGCCGCGATCGAGTGGAGGGTGCCGGACGAGAAGGGCGTCGTCCCCTCGCGGACGATGGCGGCGAACTTGGCGACGCTTCCGCTGACGTCGTAGCCGATCGGCGCGGTGAGCGTCGTCGCCGGCCGGATGGCGAACGGCCACGTCGCCTCGACCGCCAGCGCGGCGAACACGCCGAGCGCGAGCACCGCGGCGACGCGGGAGCGGCGCCCCGCGAGCGCCGCCCGCAGGGCGCCCGGCGTCCGGCGCGCGGCCGGGTCGTCGGCCCGGCTCGCTATGGCAGCCCCTCGCCCGTCCTGCGCAGGCCGGATCCGCTCGTGCTCGGCGACGTCGCCGCCCCCTGCTGCATCGGCGTGAGTATACGGAGGCCGCCCCATGCGGCCTGCGTATACTCGCCGGGTGGCCGGGGGGCGGAATCACTCGGCGTCGGAGCGCGCGCCATCGCTGTCCGTCGTGATCCCGGTCTTCAACGAGCCGGTGTGGATCCGACGGGCCGTGGCGGACCTCGAAGAGGCGGTCCGGCGCTCGCCGTTCGAGGACGTCCGGCTGATCATCGTCGATGACGGATCCGATCCGCCGACGCAGGAGGCGCTCGCGACGCTCGAGACGGGCCTCGACCTGACGGTCGTCCGCCAGGCGAACGCGGGCCGCTTCGCCGCGCGTCGCGCGGGCGTCGCGGCGGCCTCGGGGCAGCTGGTGCTGCTCATCGACAGCCGCGTGTCCCTGGGGCCCGACGCGCTCGCGTTCGTGGCCGAGCGGCTCGCGGCGGACCCGTCGGCCGTGATCTGGAACGCGCACGTCGACGTGGACGTCGACGGCAACCTCTACGCCCGGTTCTGGAACGTGCTGACCGAGATCGCGTTCCGGGAGTACTTCGACGACCCCCGGACGACCTCGTACGGGCTCGAGGAGTTCGACCGGTTCCCGAAGGGCACCACGTGCTTCCTCGCGCCGCGCGATGAGCTGATGGGCGCCATCGAGGCGTTCTCCTCCCACTACGAGGACGTCCGCGACGCGAACGACGACACGGTCATGATCCGGCACCTCGCGGCCCGGCGGCGCATCAACATCTCGCCGGGCTTTTCGTGCCTCTACCGGGGGCGCGGCGCGCTGCTGCCGTTCCTCAGGCACAGCCACCACCGGGGCGTCGTCTTCGTCGATGGCTTCCTCCGGCGCGGGACGCGCTTCCTCGTCCCTCTCCTGCTGTTCTTCCCCGTGAGCGCGCTCGCGGTGGCGGTCGCCGCCGCCCGGCCCCGGGCGGCGCTGCGGGCGGTCCCCGTCGCCCCGCTGGCCTGCGCGGCGGTCGCGGCCGTCCACCGGCGCCGGCCGGCCGACACGGCCGCGCTGGCGCTGCTCGGCCCGGTGTGGGCGCTCGTCTACGGCGCCGGGGTGTGGCGCGGCGCGGCCGCCGCGCTGCGAGCGCGGGTGCGCCGGTGATCGCTGCGATCTACGGCACGACGGGCGAGCTCATCAAGCTCGCCCCGCTGCTGCGGCGCCTCGCCGAGGCGGGGTGCCCCGCCTTCACCGTGTGCACGGCGCAGCAGCCGGAGCAGATCCCGTCCATGCTGGAGGATCTCGGCGTCCCGCCGCCCGACCTCTGGATCGACCGCACGCCGGGCGCGGGCGACCTCGAGCGCGCGGGGCAGATCCCGGGCTGGCTCGCGGGCGTCGCCCGTGGCGTGATCCGCCACCGCCGGTCGCTGCGCGCCGCGGTGCGCGGCGACGGCCGCCCGCCGCTCGTGCTCGTGCACGGCGACACCTTCACCACCGTCATCGGCGCCGTGATCGGCCGGCTGCTGGGCGCCCGCGTCGGGCACGTGGAGGCGGGCCTGCGCAGCGGCGACTGGCGCAACCCCTTTCCGGAGGAGCTCGACCGGCGCATCACGTCACGTCTGGCGCAGCTGCACTTCGCCCCCGGCTCCTGGGCCGCCGGCAACCTCCGGCGCGCACGGGTCGGCGGCACGATCGTCGACACCGGCGGCAACACCATCCGCGACGCCCTCGCGCTGGTCGACGACGACGCGCCGATGCCCGCCGGCGTGCCCCCCGGCCGCTTCGGGCTCGTCTCGATCCACCGCTTCGAGCTGCTCCGCTCGCGGTCGGCCCTCGCCGCCGTCCTCGAGGTGCTGCGCGAGGAGGCGCAGCGGCTCCCGCTGGTGTTCATCGACCACCCGGTCACGGTGCAGGCGCTGCGCTCGCAGGGCCTCGACCACCTCGTCGCCGCCCCGGGCATCCACCGCGTGCCGCGCCAGCGCTACGTGCCGTTCATCTCGCTGCTGAAGCGCAGCGAGTACCTGGTGACCGACTCGGGCGGATGCCAGGAGGAGTGCGCCGAGCTCGGGCACCCCTGCCTCGTGCACCGGGCGGCCACCGAGCGTCAGGACGGACTGGACGGCCCCGTCGTGCTCTCGGGGCTGGACGTCGGCGTCCTCCGCGGGTTCCTCGCCGAACGGCCGTCCGGCGCGCCGGCCGGCGCCACGGTGAGCCCCACCGCCGTCATCCTCGAGTACCTCGTCAGCGCCGGTCACGCGCCGGCCGACGGCCTCGCGCACGGGGAGCGCGCGTTGCGCTGACGCCCGCCGTCGCGGGCGCCCGGGGCGTCAGGCCGGGCCGGGCGGCCTGCGCGTCGCGAGCACG harbors:
- a CDS encoding class I SAM-dependent methyltransferase; the encoded protein is MRARQSSYLDALEGRRRVVDLGCGHGELLRLLREHGVGAYGVETEADFVARLEEDGLEVLEADALAHLEGLEPGAVDGVVASHVVEHLPAAVMIRLIGLAHDRLAEGGVLVMETPNPESLVAGSVNFHRDPTHLAPVHPDTLAFLCDMAGFRRVEVRRLSPTPPERLLPTGGGEGALAERLDAVVGRLNDLLFGHQDYAVLAWR
- a CDS encoding glycosyltransferase family 2 protein; this translates as MHDAANQRERSPIPEAPPAAERARPMLSVVAPAFNQAATIYANIAEIAARLETLGVGHELIVVSDGSLDRTRDELDRHSVRGVRVLAYDRNLGKGYALRTGSAAARGDYVAWIDSDLDLDPAGLARFMDLMVEHDLDAVVGSKRHPESQVAYPARRRLYSWGYQQLVRALFRLDVRDTQVGMKLFRREVLDEVLPVVLVKRYAFDLEILAVARAFGFDRIAEAPIRLDYQFGSSGVNWRAIAQALWDTAAVFYRLRLLRFYERRRVLARRVAATRPQRPPSVTAVLVPLEIDAATQAAVERVRRVLPEGGRILVAAPGAPEGSPPLVGAEVVASGTGSRSERIARVLGRVGTDVVAFVDQEARPSDGWATSALALFGDPTVGAVVGPTVALLDGDDRRDAAGILHESRLGFGGARVRHHVGRLREVGDFPASNLFVRTAALQRALEEGHALDDDLCAVMRRRHGQVVLCSPDVVVASRPTPLFRPHLRMLHRLGRDRGRRVGTARPLRPRHLAPTALVLALAAAPRPCAPAAPRGRRGPRSSARTAPRWPCSGC
- a CDS encoding glycosyltransferase family 4 protein, whose product is MRVVWVVPRYGREVVGGAETLARSLAGRATPPGWRVEVATTCALDHDTWRNERPAGAEVVDGITVRRFPVSPRARGRYERLHAAVLEGRATYLDEVEWLAQSVWSEELERWLEDDDHDLAILCPYLFGTTVWGTLADPDRAAVLPCLHDEPYARLETVRRMLAAARGCVFNAPAEERLARRLADVRGGGVVGMGFDPPAGPPRPGFAAERGLGEYVLYAGRLEHGKRVDVAVDHAVRYARERPGAPRLVLIGSGGYEPPASAAGVVTRLGYMSEDDKRRAFAEALALVNPSPFESLSIVLMESWLEGTPALVAAGSEVMREHCEASGGGVPFASYDDYRDALDALRADREAARAMGRRGREYVLDVYGWPAVARRFADVVGGLAT
- a CDS encoding glycosyltransferase, whose protein sequence is MTTVRQLLAAAAPGDAVTGQALAWGELLGRWGHRCEIVAEHVHPDLTGRVRRLADAGDHGSGPVILHLSIWSAVVPAALDAPGPLAVCYHNVTPGRLLRAHNAALADDCDRARAMLPAVAPRARAAVADSTFNARELTAAGCAGVAVVPLLLDLPPAPPHRPAGRPPSIVSVGRIVPNKRLEDVIRAFALYQREHAPDARLTLVGGAGGFERYREALERFVPRTGAAGVRLTGWVPQEALEAAYREADAYLCMSEHEGFCAPLVEAMARGVPVVARDAGAVRETVGGAGLVIERDLPLAAEALHEVVASDATRRGLAAAAARRLRELDPESVGARLRSALAPVLGA